Within Vicia villosa cultivar HV-30 ecotype Madison, WI linkage group LG1, Vvil1.0, whole genome shotgun sequence, the genomic segment caaagcaaggctagtggctagaggttttcttcagaaacctggactagattactttgaggtgtttgctcctgtagctagacatgaaacaatcaggctggtgattgcgttagctgcaaaCAGAGGATGGTctttgatgcatctggatgtaaagtctgcatttctgaacggtccattacaagaggaggtatatgtgtcacaaccccctggctttgtgaaaaagaataaggaagggatggtgtacaaattacacaaagctctgtatggattgaagcaagcacccagagcttggaatttgaagattgattcatttttcaagaagcaagggtttcagaagtgtgagatggaatatggagtttatgtgcaacattctggaagcaatatgattctgttgtgtctgtatgttgatgacatattgcttacagggagttgtccagaagatctgatgaagttcaagaaggtgctgatgaatgagtttgagattacagaccttgggaaaatgtcatattttctagggatggagattctgtactcagaagatggtatcattctgcatcagttgaagtatgagttagaacttctgaagaaattcaagttggagaattgcaaagctgctgttacaccgtcagaagtgaatcagaagttggactctgattctgaaggtgaagatgttgatactacggtattcaaacagctggttggttctctaaggtatttgtgtaataccaggcctgatatatgctatgcagttggattggttagtaggttcatgagtaaacctaagtggtcccattaccaagctgctgtcagagtcttgagatatgtcaagggaactctgaagtttggcatattgtttccttctgggagaaaggaagaatcagagttattgagttattctgattggtgtggagatagagttgatagaaggagtacttctggatatttgttcatgtttctgggaggccctatctcttggagttccaagaagcaacctgttgttgctctatcaacctgtgaagctgagtacatcgcaggcgctgtagctgcatgtcaagctgtgtggcttctgaatctattagaagatctgaagattagagtgaagaagcctttgaagctgatgattgataacaagtctgcaatcaatcttgccaagaatccggtgttacacggaagaagcaagcatattgagactaagtatcatttcttgagaagccaagtccagaatggaacattagaagttgtgcactgtagcactcagaagcaagtggcagatgttctgacaaaGGCGATCAAGAcagatcaatttctgctcttgagggatggaattggcgttgtcagctttgagtgaagaatatgaattaagggatggtattgaagagtaattcaatattcagaagttgtgatgtgggctgatcttctgatggttactcagaagatgtcgttgaccagaagatgttatcttttgggtcccattagcttagctgtttagtagtaagggtactttagtattttgtagtactggtagtactgtttgtactttagacttgttcactaagtttactgttttagggcttatgtggcaagattttcttttcttataaatagccttgtagtagctgtcATTTataacaacgcaagtagaatacaacatttattctctcatctcttttgcgccgttattctattattctctttgtcaccatctttattctttgtgcaccaacagCAAGAACTAACAATATGATTATTCCTAGTAAAAAAAATGTTAAGATTCAATTTTTAGAATCGTCTATTTGGGAAGAAACTCAGCCTTGATATAAAAATTAGATGACCCACTGTCTATTTAAGAATTCACGTAGCAGGTTCAAAAGAGATAAGATATGAGTTCCTCAAAAAGCTTAACTATTTGAGCATTAGAAATGGTTTAATTAAACCCATATGAGTTTCTTAGGAAACTAATTGTTTATTAAAGGAAGTTTTCTTGCTGTAAATAAAtacttaattataaataaaaaatacattataaaatgATACTTGTCTTTCACAATATTCCACCTGGTTCCTCAAAGGACTTGATCACCTTTTCCATGTCAGCAAGCTTGTCAAAGAATCGTGAGAGGAACTCTTTGAATTTGTAAGACTTAAATATAGGTGGATTATGTTCATCGATAAGATCTTGTGCTGGCTCTATGAAACAATCACCTGATGGAGCTATAAAAAATGCAACAGATGTGCGAGCATGACTTGAATTTGTCACAGCCCTGTGCTCAGCACTTTGTAGCTTACCATTGCTGATTATCTATAACCAAGtcaacaaaatttgaatattattAAGTGAAGCAACTTTATGGAATGTGTATAGATTAATCATTAGGTGTACCTTTAATGCATAGCCTATATTGATGACAAATGCATGAGGAAGAGCCTCAACACCAATCCATTTTCCATCCTTTAATACTTGAAGACCAGATATATCATCTTGGAGTAAAATGGTGATGAGGTAAGCATCATAGTGCTTGAGTAAACCAAGTGTTAAACTCGGATTAGGACATGATGGATAATGATTAGCAGAGATAATCATTGATCCGCTAAGATCATTGTCAAAATGCCCACACTCTAGACCAAGCCCTTCACTAATCAAATTCATAATCCTCGAACCCAATTCCTTAATTTTAACCGAAAAATCTCCAACACATTTTCTGCAAGACAATATCTATTAGAATTTATATATAAAGACATGTGTGAATCAGGGTGTAAATATCACAATTACTTGTTGAACAAGTGATGACTCCAAACATAAATGGCTTGAAAAACgatgtttaattataaaaatattcaaaacaattttcattaCTATTAATTATACATTATATGACCAAACTTTCACCTTTATCAACAAATAACCAATGCATATGTCCTAGGAGTGATTATTCACTTACCTGTAAGAAGCTGGATTTTGAGGCCACAAGTGTTGCCACTCCTCCAAAGGATAAGCAGAGTGTCTAAGACACTCCCTCCAATAATGAACCTTTTCAGTTTCATAAAAGTAAGAGCTAGTAAACTTCTTACATGTCTTAGTAGAGTCATCAGGATACAAGTTATGCTCGTACTCATCAGGAAACTGAAACACCTCCTTAAAAACACTCATTGTTTCCTTCATTTCATTCTCAGGAATTCCATGATTGATAACCTGAAAGAAACCAAACTCCTCAGCAGCTTTGATAATTTTCTGAACTGTGTTTGCTCTATTACCATCATGTGCTTCCCTGAGATCAATCACTGGGATGCTGTGGCTGATTGGGATTTTGACATCACCTGGTCTTGTTTCTGGTGGGAATATGTAGTTCTCAGGCACAGATTTCATGCTTGACCAGTTAGAAATATGCTTCTCCATATTCTTGATTAAACTTAGTACACAATGATAATGGTGAAGACTGAAGAGTAATACTACTCcgaccttatttataagcaaatatttcattttgaggttcattgagtaatgaatgtatttgGTCTACTTTGCaaaccagatacattcattattcaatgaacctaaaaaaggaatttttgcttataaataaggcagTAGGGAGTACATCATATGCGATATTTATGTTATCTTTTCTTTGTAGCAAAATGCGGTGCATTCAAGCATGCATTATGATTTCAGGACGTGTGTTTTGGTTGTATTTGTTTTTAAAAGATAAGGGAAGAGATTCTTCGGAAGATGCGCCATATTtaattttttggactcatccatgTAAAATGATATTggtttgaaaaataatatttcttattttaatttcgATATTGTCTAGGCAAACACCCGTGCGATGGGTTTGTTTGAAATATTACTTTTATATTAAAAGTTATAATATTTaagatagaaaaatatttgattcaatgaaaaatataatataaatttgatttgatatagaTGAAGTTAAATagcataaataataaaatatattctcTTTTAAATGATCATATATTTTGTATTCAGTTATATACTTTTAATAATTGAATAGAatgattatgattatttttaGAAGTGAGAATATATTGGACTGAgataattttgttaaattttaaataatttgttaaagTTAGACTAATTTTTATAGTCTGACCTgcctttttaaatttttaaatggtCGGTTAACCTACTTAAAAAtctaattcattaaaaatatattacaataagtaatttaattatttcttttatagaataaaaactaaaagattaataatactaaattgtattaatttaaagaaagttaataatattaaaagattaataattttaaaagtttttatttaaaaaaaaattgacttgaCCGTGATCTGGGTAGAATAAGTTGTAAATCTATAGCGTGTTtgcactactagaaatacacgtattacctgcggaatttcctgcggaaatttttccgcaggtatacctgcggattttcctgccactttattaaataaaataaattctgcTGCGGAtaagaaatttgcagaaaattccgcaggaatacctgcggaatTTGCTGCGGAATATATATTTCCTCCAATAAATCTGACTACAagacaaaatccgcaggtaatttcgcaggaaatttttctgcggattttgctgcggaaatctaattttaaaaaattaaaccacAATACatattccgcaggtaattccgcaggaacatttcctgcggattttgctgcgaattagacatatttatattttttctaaaaaaattaatttttgtttaaatttaataaaaaaaattgatcatTATTTTATCTacgttattaattatttttataatgtattttaattaaattttttattttaatcttagtttttaataaaataaaatgtatgcaaatttttatatatatttattgaattattcaacttatatttttatgatatattttaattaatttttaatttactgttagttttcaataaaataaattgtatgcaaattttgatatatatatttatttaattattcaacttatattttaatagtagctataaaagttttaaaaaatataattacaaaattataagaaaaattaaaattataaaaaagtgAAATATGTTTGACAAGGAATCGAACCACAGTTTTAATCCCAAAAACTCTAAGTCTTTACCAATAGGACAGTAAATTTAACTTTAATACATTTGAAACAAACATAATCTATACATTAGTAATGTTATATTTTAAACTAATTGTTAAACCACTAAGCCAATAGTATCAATTCCTTGCAACGTCTACAATATCAGCTCCTTCAAACAAAATTGGAAAACCTAAAAAGCAACCTCGCCGCAACCCTTGCCGTAGCCCGATTTCTGTTGCCGCAACCCTAGCCGTAGCCCGATTTCTGTTGCCGCAACCTCGCCGGAGCACGATTTCGCGAACCCTAGCACCgtcgtcttcttcatcttcacactTCAACTCAGGTATTCAATTTGTGTTCCTACTAATGTCgttttgcttgcttttccattcGACTTTCTTGCTCCTGTTGCTTGTTCTCATGATAATTGTGGGTAAAATCATAGTGGTACTGTCTTGAGATGATAATATATGTCGATTTATGGGGTTGTTGCCAGGAACTTTTGGGAAGACACGTTCACTAACCTCTGCATCAAATTTGGTTGAAGTTGTTCACACTGGTGCGGCGTTGCATTGCTGGTCATCTCCCTCCAATATCGTAAGTTACACATCTTTATTTGATGAACACTGTCAGATAGGGGGATTCATAATTTTGTAATTGGTTTTGATtaaaaaacagaaagaagatgaAGTTATTTTGACTTCAGTAATCCCAGCAGCAGTAACTCAGTAATTGTTTGGATGGCTTTGTTGTTTGTTGTGATTCTCATCATCAACTACATACCTTGAGTGCTTAGTTTCTAGCTTTTTAATAGCTTCTTTATGTATAATGTATGGATAATGTATGAAGTTTAATTACTCTCTGTTTTGGTTGTGTAAATGTAGTATGAACTTTATTGGCaattaaagaagaaataaaaacTTTACTAAGAGATCAGAAACAAATACTTCACTTGAGACCTTGAAATTGACATATCATCAACTGAAAAACTCCTAATTTCAGGATTATGGCTTGACTCTTTGTTATTAATTTATTCATCTCAGGTTAAATATGTATATGATGGTTACTGCTCTTAACTGAAAAACTCCTATAATGTTATTTTTCTGTCAGCAGTTCTGGTGCAGAAACTTTTGATTACAAGCTAGCATTTACATTTTCTATTATTGTCATTTCTTTTTATATGTTTTTCCCTATTAGATTCTTTTGCTAAGCTATTTTAATAGTAATATTTCTCTGTTTTACAGAAGCACCAGGGAAAGCACACCTTGTAGTTTAATAAGGGATTCAAGTTCCATTCATACCCCTGGTTCAACCACAAGACAAAGAACACACAGAAATCTAAGGACAGAAATATAATTGAAGTATGATGAGTACAATTGTTGTCTCCTTATTTTTTTCTCCTATGTTTTCATATAATGATATTTTCTTTATGTTATCTTATAATCCTTAGGTACAGAGAAAGAATGAAGACTACATATGATAAAGAGTTTCTATCCTAACAGTGTTGCACTCTAACTTTTCAAGTTTTCCATTCCTTTGAATTCTCTCAAACTATGCCGCCAAAAAAGTCCAAGAAGAAGAATATATCAACTCAATTCACTCAACTCCAACCCAATCAATCCCAACCTATTCCATATCTTATTCAACCCCAACCCACTCCACCTCAACCTATTCCATATCTTATTCAACCTCAATTCACTCAACCCCAACCTAGTCCTCATATCATTCAACAAACCCCATATCCAAGTAGGCCTCAACTCACTCAACTCCGACCACAACCACAACCTCGTCCTCATTCCACCCAATCTCACCCTTTACCAACTCAACCCCAACCCAATCAACCTCAATCTCGATCACGGCCTAAACCCACCCAATCTCACACTCAACCTTCTCAACCTCTACCTAATCAACCTCAATCTCGACCTATCCCTTCTCAACCTCATCCTAGTCAACCTCAATCTCGACCTATCCCTTCTCAACCTCATCCTAGTCAAACTCAATCTCGACCTATCCCTTCTCAACCACATCCTAGTCAAACTCAATCTCGACCTATCCCTTCTCAACCACATCCTAGTCAAACTCAATCTCGACCTATCCCTTCTCAACCACATCCTAGTCAAACTCAATCTCGACCTATCCCTTCTCAACCACATCCTAGTCAAACTCAATCTCGACCTATCCCTTCTCAACCACATCCTAGTCAAACTCAATCTCGACCTATCCCTTCTCAACCTCAACCTCAACCTCATTCTCAACATCAATCTCGACCGATCCCTTCTCAAATTATGGTCATTGAAGCCCCATCTTCATCTAGCCATGTTAGTGGAGACACCGTTGGAACTAAAATCCCAATACTTCCGGAAGGTGATGGGTGAGTCTCTTACTCGCATTATTTTCACCACTTTAAGTCAATATTTGTGCTTAAAATGTCTTTTTTTCAGGTTTGATCATCATAAATTGGTAGTTGCAGAAATTTCCCACATCATACGCACTCATTTGAGTGAGGGAAAACCATCATGGAAGAAATTATCATCTAATCAAAGAGATTCTTTCTTTGACTTATTTCAGGTAATCTAAGCATTGCCTAAACATTTGAGTTAGGTTAGGATTGATTAATCTCTGAATAAGAAACAGTAGGAAATTAGAAAACTAAACCTTTAAAAAACAATAAGTCATTAGAACCATGAAGTAACCTTAGGTGGGGACAAATTCAGCATAGAGAAAACTAGACATGTAATAAATTGGTGAATTTAATGTTATGATTGATGAGTGTTTTTAGATTCACCTAATTGAATATGCTAGATCTAATATGAAACTTTTTCAAGTAGTCTTGTAAAACATTTATATAATTGTGTGGGGATGTCCTTAAACCTTAATGTGCTTAAGTGTCTTTTCtgttttttcatcttcttttctcCATTATGATTTTTGAGGCTATGTGATGCAGCTAACCCGAGCTGCACAAAATTGATCTGTTTTGCTCACAATACATGGTTTTTTTAATACAGAAAAAGTTTTCATGGCCACCGGAACACAAGGTTACGGTGCGACGTAACTTTGAAAGAAGAGGTGCAGCAAAGATGTCTCAGCTACTACAAGATGTCCGCAAAGACTTGGAGTATAGACCGGGTTGGATGGGAGCTGATGTGTGGCAGCAATTATTGGAACATTGGAATTCGTTAAAGTTTAAAAAAACATCTGAGACGAATAAAAGAAACCGGTCTTCTATGGATGGCGCATCTCTTCACACCGGAGGGTCTATTCCTCATCGTTTGCATTGGAAAAGAATGgtatatattatatgtttttcATTATATTTCGGTACAGAAAATATACTGACTTGTTAATTTTGAAGTTTAGTATCCAAGGATGAATGGTTGTTGTCATGAGAGTAACTCAAATC encodes:
- the LOC131644468 gene encoding uncharacterized protein LOC131644468; its protein translation is MPPKKSKKKNISTQFTQLQPNQSQPIPYLIQPQPTPPQPIPYLIQPQFTQPQPSPHIIQQTPYPSRPQLTQLRPQPQPRPHSTQSHPLPTQPQPNQPQSRSRPKPTQSHTQPSQPLPNQPQSRPIPSQPHPSQPQSRPIPSQPHPSQTQSRPIPSQPHPSQTQSRPIPSQPHPSQTQSRPIPSQPHPSQTQSRPIPSQPHPSQTQSRPIPSQPHPSQTQSRPIPSQPQPQPHSQHQSRPIPSQIMVIEAPSSSSHVSGDTVGTKIPILPEGDGFDHHKLVVAEISHIIRTHLSEGKPSWKKLSSNQRDSFFDLFQKKFSWPPEHKVTVRRNFERRGAAKMSQLLQDVRKDLEYRPGWMGADVWQQLLEHWNSLKFKKTSETNKRNRSSMDGASLHTGGSIPHRLHWKRMRKEKGADPSLTEFYFRTHRKKDQSWVGVHAESAYDKFEQKKLEISSQNPTIPGEDEADSQPTNEMPPDLDIWVESVGKKKGNRVFGLGTASKTLVSVSKKPSSLSSDSQEVDVLRSQVHALNASLQRQEQEKMVMRQQLHRQEEKMAEANNKISFLMNHLGFVGSSSHPPQPINESDHTNEDVVDETDEEDLSNEF
- the LOC131619090 gene encoding hyoscyamine 6-dioxygenase-like; the protein is MNLKMKYLLINKVGVVLLFSLHHYHCVLSLIKNMEKHISNWSSMKSVPENYIFPPETRPGDVKIPISHSIPVIDLREAHDGNRANTVQKIIKAAEEFGFFQVINHGIPENEMKETMSVFKEVFQFPDEYEHNLYPDDSTKTCKKFTSSYFYETEKVHYWRECLRHSAYPLEEWQHLWPQNPASYRKCVGDFSVKIKELGSRIMNLISEGLGLECGHFDNDLSGSMIISANHYPSCPNPSLTLGLLKHYDAYLITILLQDDISGLQVLKDGKWIGVEALPHAFVINIGYALKIISNGKLQSAEHRAVTNSSHARTSVAFFIAPSGDCFIEPAQDLIDEHNPPIFKSYKFKEFLSRFFDKLADMEKVIKSFEEPGGIL